One region of Agrobacterium tumefaciens genomic DNA includes:
- the hutC gene encoding histidine utilization repressor, translating to MRSIGADLQEKSLHERIRNDVERHIMSGEWPPGYRIPYEHEMTRQYACSRMTVNKALGELVQRGLIERRRRLGTFVRQPHAQSAVLEIHDIEREVQALGLVYGYRLDRRRLRPAGEEDGAAMALAADAPVLELTCTHFAGGVPFCLEERIINVTAVPEAEAADFSQIGPGTWLLKMVPWSAAEHRISAVSADRKNATALGIASGAACLVIHRRTWHGADYVTSVRVTYPGDRHALVAQFSPSQNT from the coding sequence ATGAGGAGTATAGGCGCCGATCTTCAGGAAAAATCACTGCACGAGCGCATCCGCAACGATGTCGAGCGCCACATCATGTCGGGCGAGTGGCCGCCGGGGTACCGTATTCCCTACGAACACGAGATGACCCGGCAATATGCCTGCTCGCGCATGACGGTGAACAAGGCGCTCGGCGAACTGGTGCAGCGTGGCCTGATTGAAAGACGCCGTCGTCTTGGCACTTTCGTTCGCCAGCCCCATGCGCAATCGGCCGTGCTGGAAATCCACGATATCGAGCGGGAGGTGCAGGCCCTCGGCCTCGTTTACGGTTACCGTCTCGACAGACGGCGACTGCGCCCTGCGGGGGAAGAAGACGGCGCGGCCATGGCGCTTGCCGCGGATGCCCCGGTTCTGGAACTCACCTGCACGCATTTTGCCGGCGGCGTTCCCTTTTGCCTCGAGGAACGCATCATCAATGTCACCGCCGTTCCGGAGGCTGAGGCAGCGGATTTTTCACAGATCGGGCCGGGCACTTGGCTGCTGAAAATGGTTCCCTGGAGTGCCGCGGAACATCGCATCAGCGCAGTTTCCGCTGATCGCAAAAATGCGACCGCGCTCGGCATTGCTTCCGGTGCGGCGTGTCTGGTCATCCACCGCCGCACCTGGCACGGAGCGGATTATGTCACCAGTGTTCGGGTCACCTATCCCGGCGACCGACACGCGCTGGTGGCGCAGTTTTCGCCTTCGCAAAACACCTGA
- the exbB gene encoding tonB-system energizer ExbB — translation MSAETSTSSACFTRANKTRHISLAMTVTLLAGLSAGAVFAQSASETQIQPAPAPAPATETMQPAQSPAETPSAPAVQPVPPSAAAPTQPAPAQPAPAASNPTPAAEGVSPQPTQTEQPAPTNGTAAPNEVSTPVEPVVAEPASAGHRADIPHNLSPWGMFMAADWVVKGVMIGLAFASLVTWTVWVAKSIELAGARVRAGATLKVIRRAKTLNEATEAVEKKGGPAALMLRMATHEMQLSDAVVEHTDGGGIKERVSSALSRIETHAGRRMSRGTGALATIGSTAPFVGLFGTVWGIMNSFISISESQTTNLAVVAPGIAEALLATAIGLVAAIPAVVIYNVFARSITGYRHLLADAAAGVERLVSRDLDFRRIPPGSSKPAVSLVGR, via the coding sequence ATGTCAGCTGAGACCTCAACTTCTTCCGCGTGCTTCACCAGAGCAAACAAAACACGGCATATCTCACTTGCCATGACGGTCACTTTGCTGGCCGGCTTGAGTGCCGGAGCGGTTTTTGCTCAGTCGGCATCCGAAACCCAGATCCAACCAGCACCTGCACCTGCACCGGCAACGGAAACGATGCAGCCCGCGCAGTCGCCGGCTGAGACGCCGAGCGCTCCGGCAGTCCAGCCTGTGCCGCCTTCCGCTGCCGCGCCCACACAGCCCGCGCCGGCCCAGCCTGCGCCCGCCGCAAGTAATCCCACGCCGGCAGCCGAAGGTGTTTCACCGCAGCCGACACAGACGGAGCAACCCGCTCCGACGAACGGTACGGCAGCGCCGAACGAGGTCTCCACCCCGGTTGAACCGGTAGTCGCCGAACCCGCAAGTGCCGGACATCGTGCGGACATTCCGCACAACCTGTCTCCCTGGGGCATGTTCATGGCGGCGGACTGGGTCGTGAAGGGCGTGATGATCGGTCTCGCTTTCGCATCGCTCGTCACCTGGACGGTCTGGGTGGCGAAGTCTATCGAGCTGGCCGGTGCACGGGTGCGCGCCGGTGCGACGCTCAAGGTTATTCGCAGGGCGAAAACCCTGAACGAGGCGACTGAGGCCGTCGAAAAGAAGGGCGGGCCGGCAGCGCTGATGTTGCGCATGGCAACTCACGAAATGCAGCTTTCCGACGCGGTGGTCGAACACACCGACGGCGGCGGCATCAAGGAGCGTGTATCCTCGGCCCTGTCACGCATTGAAACCCACGCCGGTCGCCGCATGTCGCGCGGAACGGGCGCCTTGGCGACCATCGGCTCCACCGCTCCCTTTGTCGGTCTGTTCGGTACCGTCTGGGGCATCATGAATTCCTTCATCAGCATCTCGGAATCGCAGACCACCAATCTTGCCGTCGTGGCACCCGGCATTGCCGAGGCGCTGCTTGCCACGGCAATCGGCCTTGTTGCTGCTATTCCAGCGGTGGTGATCTACAACGTCTTCGCCCGCTCGATCACGGGATACCGGCATTTGCTGGCGGATGCCGCAGCCGGCGTGGAACGCCTCGTCAGCCGCGACCTCGATTTCCGCCGCATTCCGCCGGGCAGCAGCAAGCCCGCTGTGTCGTTGGTTGGGCGGTGA
- the exbD gene encoding TonB system transport protein ExbD: MAGGIRENSGDDLSENHEINVTPFIDVMLVLLIIFMVAAPLATVDVNVDLPASTAKPAERPEEPLYLTVKDDLSLNLGNDAVAREALAAAIDRQTGGKKDTRIFLRADKAVDYGHFMEIMNLLRDAGYLKIALVGLENAAAATQPAGAVPPAAPAVPGTAP, encoded by the coding sequence ATGGCTGGCGGTATTCGCGAAAATAGCGGAGACGATCTCTCCGAAAACCACGAAATCAATGTCACGCCTTTCATCGACGTGATGCTGGTTCTGCTCATCATCTTCATGGTTGCCGCACCGCTGGCGACCGTGGATGTGAATGTCGATCTGCCCGCATCCACCGCCAAGCCGGCGGAGCGCCCGGAAGAGCCGCTTTATCTGACCGTCAAGGATGATCTGTCGCTCAATCTCGGCAATGATGCGGTTGCCCGCGAAGCCCTGGCAGCGGCGATCGACCGGCAGACGGGCGGCAAGAAAGATACGCGAATTTTCCTGCGCGCCGACAAAGCCGTCGACTATGGCCACTTCATGGAAATCATGAACCTGCTTCGCGATGCCGGATATCTGAAAATCGCTCTGGTAGGGCTGGAAAATGCCGCTGCGGCAACGCAGCCAGCCGGTGCCGTTCCGCCCGCCGCGCCCGCAGTGCCAGGAACCGCGCCATGA
- a CDS encoding TonB family protein: MTENGYPQSRHSRLGEAALWSAAALLMLGVHAGFAYYLMQEPEELDAGGPPPAAIMIEMAAIPEAVNTEETTPAQDVEDAEEVKSDNSQPVEEVTPEEPPPPEPVVETPPPEPVQPPEPPVEEIVEPQEIPEPVEPIDPVQEQMMAELENVEVPLPVIRPPPPPVEKKVEKKEPDDKKKVERQRPKPQQASELRETAKAETQQSDRTAASRNNAGFFSSSSASPAKWGSKVRSHIQRRKPRSLRSDAMTATVRFRVNDTGAISGVSVVQSTGDSSIDQQIAAWIQSASPVPAPPPDANKTITLPISIR; the protein is encoded by the coding sequence ATGACTGAAAACGGCTACCCGCAGTCCCGACATTCCCGCCTCGGGGAAGCGGCGTTGTGGTCCGCCGCAGCACTGCTCATGCTGGGCGTTCATGCGGGTTTTGCCTATTACCTGATGCAGGAACCAGAGGAACTGGATGCCGGCGGGCCGCCGCCTGCCGCGATCATGATCGAAATGGCAGCCATACCGGAAGCCGTCAACACCGAGGAAACGACGCCTGCGCAGGACGTTGAAGATGCCGAAGAGGTAAAGAGCGACAACAGCCAGCCGGTAGAGGAAGTCACCCCGGAGGAGCCGCCGCCGCCTGAGCCGGTTGTGGAAACGCCGCCGCCGGAACCCGTGCAGCCGCCGGAACCGCCGGTCGAGGAGATCGTCGAGCCGCAGGAAATTCCCGAACCGGTGGAGCCGATCGATCCCGTGCAGGAACAGATGATGGCGGAACTCGAAAATGTCGAGGTTCCCTTGCCCGTCATCCGGCCGCCGCCGCCGCCGGTCGAAAAGAAGGTGGAGAAGAAAGAACCGGACGACAAGAAGAAGGTCGAGCGCCAGCGCCCCAAACCGCAACAGGCATCGGAACTGCGCGAAACGGCCAAGGCCGAGACACAGCAATCCGACCGGACGGCGGCATCGCGCAACAATGCCGGTTTCTTCTCTTCATCCTCCGCCTCGCCGGCAAAATGGGGATCGAAGGTTCGCTCGCATATCCAGAGGCGTAAGCCCCGCTCGCTTCGCAGCGATGCGATGACAGCGACCGTGCGGTTCCGGGTTAACGATACAGGCGCCATCAGCGGTGTCAGTGTGGTGCAGTCCACTGGTGATTCCTCCATCGACCAGCAGATTGCGGCCTGGATCCAGAGCGCGTCACCCGTGCCCGCGCCGCCACCGGATGCAAATAAGACAATCACCTTGCCGATCAGCATCCGCTAG
- a CDS encoding Ldh family oxidoreductase: MKFSIAEAEDLVSSIFERNGVLPQNARSVAKALVASEAAGQGGHGFRRIPVYVRQARVGKVNGNARPVASRVKPGVLSIDANNGYAYPAIDCAVDELPDMARQQGIALAAIHRSHHAGVMALTVERFAEMGLVALMFANAPASMAPWGGTKPLYGTNPIAFASPVGEADPLVIDLALSKVARGKIMAARQKGETIPGDWALDTNGRPTTDPEEALAGTMVPAGEAKGAALALMVEIMAAALTGGSFAFEASSLLDDKGAPPSLGHTIIAIDPVSSGGAAFTERLALIAGEIEKQENVRLPGRRSQGIRRQALESGIIVESDILAEIQSL, encoded by the coding sequence ATGAAATTCTCAATCGCAGAGGCGGAGGATCTCGTATCCTCTATCTTTGAGCGTAACGGCGTTCTGCCGCAAAACGCCCGCTCCGTGGCGAAGGCGCTCGTGGCATCCGAGGCTGCAGGCCAGGGCGGCCACGGTTTTCGGCGTATCCCCGTTTATGTCCGTCAGGCGCGGGTTGGCAAGGTCAATGGCAATGCGCGGCCGGTGGCAAGTCGTGTCAAACCGGGTGTGCTGTCAATCGACGCTAACAACGGTTACGCCTATCCCGCGATCGACTGCGCCGTAGACGAGTTGCCGGACATGGCCCGGCAGCAGGGCATCGCGCTCGCCGCGATCCATCGCTCCCATCATGCAGGCGTCATGGCACTTACAGTCGAGCGTTTCGCGGAAATGGGCCTCGTGGCGCTGATGTTCGCCAATGCGCCTGCATCCATGGCGCCTTGGGGTGGCACCAAACCGCTCTATGGCACCAATCCGATTGCTTTCGCCAGCCCTGTTGGCGAGGCAGATCCGCTGGTGATCGATCTGGCGCTTTCCAAGGTTGCGCGCGGAAAGATCATGGCGGCCCGCCAGAAGGGCGAAACCATTCCGGGCGACTGGGCGCTTGATACGAATGGCCGGCCCACGACCGATCCCGAAGAAGCCCTAGCCGGAACGATGGTGCCTGCGGGCGAGGCCAAGGGTGCTGCCCTGGCGCTGATGGTGGAGATCATGGCCGCCGCGCTCACCGGTGGAAGCTTCGCCTTCGAGGCCTCTTCCCTTCTGGACGACAAGGGTGCGCCACCCTCTCTCGGCCACACGATCATCGCCATAGACCCCGTATCGTCGGGCGGTGCGGCCTTTACCGAGCGACTGGCGCTTATCGCCGGAGAGATAGAGAAGCAGGAAAACGTGCGTTTGCCCGGTCGGCGAAGCCAGGGCATTCGAAGGCAGGCGCTGGAAAGCGGTATCATCGTCGAAAGCGATATTCTTGCCGAGATTCAGTCGCTGTGA